The following coding sequences are from one Gemmatimonadaceae bacterium window:
- a CDS encoding CoA-acylating methylmalonate-semialdehyde dehydrogenase, giving the protein MKYAEVRNYVGGDFVDTDQEYIDVHDPSNGTVISRVPLSSRDDLDKAVAIAQRAFPGWSALPIKERVQIFYRYRALLERDIEELTALVTEENGKIYSEARAEILKAMELTEFACSLPQLTGGEVLEVSRGVECRIERFPLGVVASITPFNFPSMVPNWTIPNAIALGNCLILKPSEMVPLSANRIAELLAEAGLPQGVFQVVHGGREVVEAICDHSGIEAISFVGSTKIAKLVYRRGSANLKRVLALGGAKNHLIVMPDANQEMTASNVVASMSGCAGQRCMAASVMVAVSGTDHIIDSMVALARAVVPGANLGPVISAEARDRIERYITEAEDAGATVLVDGRNAVVAGREGGFFVGPTIIDHVTPDMRIAQEEVFGPVIAIVRARTLDQALEVENASPYGNAASVFTESGATARHVMERANAGMIGVNVGVPVPREPFSFGGWNESRFGVGDITGRGSIEFWTKSKKLTTKWNSEHGTNWMS; this is encoded by the coding sequence ATGAAATACGCTGAAGTTCGCAACTATGTAGGAGGCGATTTCGTCGACACGGATCAGGAGTACATCGACGTCCATGATCCGAGCAACGGAACAGTCATCTCGCGAGTTCCTTTGTCGTCGCGTGATGATCTCGACAAAGCTGTAGCGATAGCTCAGAGAGCGTTCCCCGGTTGGTCGGCGCTTCCAATCAAGGAGCGCGTCCAGATTTTCTACCGGTATCGCGCATTGCTGGAGCGCGACATCGAGGAATTGACGGCGCTCGTGACCGAAGAGAACGGCAAGATCTACAGCGAGGCCAGGGCAGAGATCCTGAAGGCGATGGAGCTGACGGAGTTTGCCTGCTCGTTGCCGCAGCTCACGGGAGGAGAAGTTCTGGAGGTGAGCCGCGGAGTGGAGTGCAGGATCGAGCGATTCCCCCTGGGGGTGGTGGCGTCGATTACTCCATTCAATTTCCCCAGCATGGTGCCGAACTGGACCATACCCAATGCAATCGCGCTCGGAAACTGCCTGATTCTCAAGCCGTCGGAGATGGTACCTCTCAGCGCCAACCGCATTGCGGAACTACTCGCTGAGGCGGGTTTGCCACAGGGCGTGTTTCAGGTGGTTCACGGTGGGAGGGAGGTGGTCGAGGCAATCTGCGACCATTCGGGGATCGAGGCGATCAGTTTCGTAGGCTCGACGAAGATTGCCAAGCTGGTTTATCGCCGGGGAAGCGCAAATCTCAAGCGCGTACTCGCGCTTGGTGGCGCAAAGAATCATCTCATCGTGATGCCGGACGCAAACCAGGAGATGACGGCGTCGAATGTGGTTGCATCGATGTCGGGTTGCGCGGGCCAGCGGTGCATGGCGGCGTCAGTGATGGTCGCGGTTTCGGGCACTGATCATATTATTGACAGCATGGTTGCACTCGCTCGCGCGGTAGTGCCGGGCGCCAACCTTGGACCGGTGATTTCGGCCGAGGCGCGGGACCGCATCGAGCGTTACATCACCGAGGCAGAAGACGCGGGAGCCACGGTGCTGGTCGATGGCCGAAATGCGGTCGTTGCTGGCAGGGAGGGAGGGTTTTTTGTCGGCCCGACCATCATCGACCATGTTACTCCCGACATGCGGATTGCACAGGAGGAGGTTTTCGGGCCGGTGATCGCGATCGTGCGTGCCAGGACTCTCGACCAGGCGCTGGAGGTGGAGAACGCATCGCCGTATGGCAACGCTGCATCGGTGTTCACCGAGAGCGGCGCAACGGCCAGGCATGTCATGGAACGCGCAAACGCGGGGATGATTGGAGTCAATGTGGGCGTGCCTGTTCCACGCGAGCCGTTTTCGTTCGGGGGGTGGAATGAGTCACGGTTCGGGGTTGGCGATATCACCGGACGGGGATCGATCGAGTTCTGGACGAAGTCGAAGAAGCTGACTACCAAGTGGAATAGTGAGCATGGGACGAATTGGATGTCCTGA
- a CDS encoding YihY/virulence factor BrkB family protein — translation MTIKGRRIGELLKKTGSEVLSDNVPGLAAQSAYSFFFSLFPILLFLAPLFSIVGDEQKLVNGILTRLAASLPPEAYLLLQNVVRDVVFAENAPGLMSVGILLALFSGSAVVGTVMGALNEAYDVKDDRPWWKKRLLAVVFMLGAGFVIGFAMIVMFAGETVIGFLSNSFGWGTGTARVWTVIQYPLALSLFIGFMWLTYYFLPHVEQEKSHILVGSVCAVILWVLITVGFRYYVVNFGAYNKTYGTIGGVIILLTWMYLTMFVVLVCGELNSELHCGTGRVDGPSPAKSSARLEQAAIAERGRF, via the coding sequence ATGACGATTAAAGGCCGTAGAATCGGCGAACTATTGAAAAAAACGGGGAGCGAGGTCCTGAGTGACAACGTCCCGGGTCTCGCCGCTCAATCGGCGTACAGCTTTTTCTTCTCGCTGTTTCCGATACTGCTCTTCCTCGCGCCCCTTTTCAGTATCGTGGGCGACGAGCAGAAGCTCGTTAACGGGATTCTGACCCGCCTTGCAGCCTCGCTGCCCCCCGAGGCCTACCTCCTTCTGCAAAACGTCGTACGGGATGTAGTCTTCGCCGAGAACGCACCGGGCCTGATGTCGGTTGGCATTTTGCTCGCCCTGTTCTCCGGGTCTGCAGTGGTCGGAACGGTAATGGGCGCGTTGAACGAGGCCTATGACGTGAAGGACGATCGCCCCTGGTGGAAGAAACGCCTCCTGGCAGTAGTGTTCATGCTTGGTGCGGGTTTTGTGATTGGATTCGCCATGATCGTAATGTTCGCAGGAGAAACGGTAATCGGTTTTCTGTCGAATAGCTTTGGCTGGGGCACTGGCACGGCGCGCGTGTGGACCGTCATTCAGTACCCTCTTGCCCTCTCCCTTTTTATCGGCTTCATGTGGCTCACTTATTATTTCCTGCCACATGTCGAACAGGAAAAAAGCCACATTCTCGTCGGTTCGGTTTGCGCCGTTATCCTCTGGGTTCTGATTACCGTCGGGTTCAGGTATTACGTCGTCAATTTCGGGGCGTACAACAAGACCTACGGTACAATTGGCGGCGTCATCATACTGCTCACCTGGATGTATCTGACGATGTTCGTGGTGCTCGTGTGCGGCGAGCTCAACTCTGAGCTCCATTGCGGAACCGGGCGCGTCGATGGTCCAAGCCCGGCGAAATCGTCCGCGCGTCTGGAGCAAGCCGCTATCGCCGAACGCGGCCGGTTTTAG
- a CDS encoding menaquinone biosynthesis decarboxylase, with protein sequence MSLDTLSDFIKAIDGAGELARVTHPVAAKLELCEIADRIMKQPGGGKALLFENVTLDDGTRSAYPVAINLFGSMRRMCISLGVENLDDIGARIAQLLELKVPDGIRGKLSMLPRLMEVAKFPPRMRGGKAACHEIVLQGTDIDLRKLPIITCWPEDGGPYITLPMVISRDPKRGIRNVGMYRVQVLGPTTLAMHWQRHKVGAAHWREMAAAGKTMPVCIVIGADPASVYSASAPLPPTVDEFIFAGFLRKSPVSLTRAITCDLEVPVESEIVIEGYIDPADELVVEGPFGDHTGFYSEADLYPKVHVTAVTMRNSPVYATTIVGRPPMEDYYLGHATERIFLPLLRLTIPEIVDYHMPAEGIFHNLVFVSIDKQYPGQAYKVMHAMWGQGLMALAKVLVIVDKEVNVRNVQEAWWVALNNIDPQRDTQFSMGPMDVLDHSSRAFTYGSKMGIDATRKWPEEGFTRNWPKVIEMDTATKKAVDGMWSRLGLGTA encoded by the coding sequence TTGAGCCTCGACACACTTTCGGATTTCATCAAGGCAATCGACGGTGCAGGTGAACTGGCACGCGTGACTCATCCAGTGGCCGCAAAGCTTGAGCTGTGTGAGATCGCCGATCGCATCATGAAACAACCAGGTGGCGGAAAGGCGCTCCTCTTCGAGAATGTCACTCTCGATGATGGGACACGGTCCGCTTATCCAGTCGCAATTAATCTCTTCGGATCAATGCGCCGGATGTGTATTTCGCTGGGTGTTGAGAATCTGGATGACATCGGAGCGCGGATTGCGCAGCTTCTGGAGCTGAAGGTGCCCGACGGAATCCGGGGCAAGCTGTCGATGCTTCCCAGGCTGATGGAGGTAGCAAAATTTCCCCCGCGAATGCGGGGGGGTAAGGCGGCTTGCCATGAGATTGTACTCCAGGGCACCGACATCGACCTGCGGAAGCTCCCGATCATCACCTGCTGGCCGGAGGATGGGGGGCCATATATCACGCTCCCCATGGTGATCTCGCGCGACCCGAAGCGTGGTATCCGGAACGTTGGCATGTACAGAGTACAGGTACTGGGGCCGACCACGCTGGCGATGCACTGGCAGCGTCATAAGGTAGGCGCTGCACACTGGCGCGAGATGGCCGCGGCTGGAAAGACGATGCCGGTATGTATTGTGATTGGAGCCGACCCGGCGTCCGTCTATTCCGCATCGGCCCCTCTCCCCCCGACAGTTGACGAGTTCATCTTCGCCGGCTTCCTGCGCAAGAGTCCGGTGTCACTCACCAGGGCCATCACCTGCGACCTCGAAGTGCCGGTCGAATCCGAAATCGTGATCGAGGGCTACATCGACCCTGCCGATGAACTGGTGGTCGAAGGGCCATTCGGCGACCACACCGGTTTTTACTCCGAGGCCGATCTATATCCGAAGGTGCACGTGACTGCCGTGACCATGCGCAACTCCCCGGTTTATGCAACGACAATCGTCGGACGCCCGCCAATGGAGGATTACTACCTTGGTCACGCAACCGAGCGGATTTTTCTGCCGCTGCTCCGTCTCACCATACCCGAGATCGTCGACTACCACATGCCGGCGGAAGGAATCTTTCACAACCTCGTATTCGTTTCAATCGACAAGCAGTATCCCGGTCAGGCGTACAAAGTCATGCACGCAATGTGGGGCCAGGGGCTGATGGCACTGGCCAAAGTGCTGGTGATCGTGGATAAGGAAGTGAACGTGCGCAACGTCCAGGAAGCGTGGTGGGTTGCCCTGAACAACATCGATCCCCAGAGGGATACGCAATTTTCGATGGGCCCGATGGACGTCCTCGATCATTCGAGCCGCGCGTTCACCTATGGATCGAAGATGGGAATCGATGCCACGCGCAAGTGGCCAGAGGAGGGGTTTACCCGGAACTGGCCAAAGGTCATCGAGATGGACACGGCAACTAAAAAGGCGGTCGACGGAATGTGGTCACGGCTCGGGCTGGGCACAGCGTGA
- a CDS encoding nitrilase-related carbon-nitrogen hydrolase: MAKVVKCGLIQASHACATTEPLETIRQANIEKHIPLIDQAASEGVQILCMQEIFTGPYFCAEQTTRWYDSVEGIPDGPTTKLMQEMAKRHSMVIVVPIYEEDSPGVYYNTAAVIDADGTYLGKYRKNHIPHCAPGFWEKFYFKPGNLGYPVFKTAYADVGVYICYDRHFPEGARELGLNGAEIVFNPSATVAGLSEYLWKLEQPAHAVANAYFVGAINRVGREQPWDIGEFYGQSYFCDPRGQMLATGSRDQTELVTAELDLEQVREVRNVWQFYRDRRPETYGGLVEL, translated from the coding sequence ATGGCCAAAGTCGTGAAATGTGGTTTGATCCAGGCTTCGCATGCGTGCGCCACTACCGAGCCGCTCGAGACCATCCGGCAGGCAAATATCGAGAAACACATCCCGCTTATCGATCAGGCCGCGAGCGAAGGCGTCCAGATTCTCTGCATGCAGGAGATCTTTACCGGTCCATACTTTTGCGCCGAACAGACCACCAGATGGTATGACTCCGTCGAAGGAATTCCCGACGGGCCAACGACGAAACTGATGCAGGAGATGGCGAAGCGGCACAGCATGGTGATCGTCGTGCCTATCTACGAAGAAGACTCTCCGGGCGTCTACTACAACACTGCCGCGGTGATTGATGCCGACGGCACGTACCTTGGCAAATACCGCAAGAATCACATTCCACATTGCGCTCCCGGGTTCTGGGAAAAGTTCTACTTCAAGCCGGGGAATCTGGGTTATCCCGTTTTCAAGACAGCGTACGCTGATGTCGGCGTCTACATCTGTTACGACCGACATTTTCCCGAGGGCGCACGCGAGCTTGGTTTGAATGGCGCTGAAATCGTCTTCAATCCGTCGGCTACGGTGGCCGGACTGTCCGAATATTTATGGAAGCTCGAACAGCCGGCGCATGCGGTGGCAAACGCATATTTCGTTGGGGCGATAAACCGCGTTGGCCGCGAGCAGCCATGGGATATTGGCGAGTTTTACGGGCAAAGCTATTTCTGCGATCCGAGGGGACAGATGCTCGCGACTGGTAGCCGCGATCAGACGGAGCTTGTGACTGCCGAGCTCGATCTCGAGCAGGTGCGAGAGGTTCGGAACGTGTGGCAGTTCTACAGGGACCGCCGGCCCGAGACGTACGGGGGGCTCGTCGAGCTATGA
- a CDS encoding NCS1 family nucleobase:cation symporter-1, with the protein MTFEASPKIDAIDDLNKELNGSPLWNADLAPTPLSRRTWSTYNIAALWIGMSVVITTYTLASGLMQQGMTWFQALFTILLGNVIVLLPMVLNAHAGTKYGISFPVLCRASFGVRGANVAAMLRAIVACGWFGIQTWIGGLALNALMTAAWPGWAALPGALWIAFGFFWAIQVVIILKGTEGIKILESWSAPLLLGGGALLLWWGVSNGGGLENVLRGSVKLQQGSTPFWTLFPAALTANVGYWATLSLNIPDFTRYAKSQRSQMLGQAMGLPATMTAFAFIGVAVTSATIVIYGNAIWDPVELISRIGSPGVIILGALVILAAQLTTNMAANVVSPANDFSNLSPRRISYVTGGLITAVIGIAMMPWRLYSDAAAYIFTWLIGYSSLMGALGGILIADYWIVKKQELSLRDLFRMDGLYTYSDGVNWRAIAALVLAVLPVIPGFINAATTPGGRIADPGIFDRIYTYAWFVTFTLSFLFYLILMRGTPHVSPAGARAPNDPTTES; encoded by the coding sequence GTGACCTTCGAGGCATCGCCAAAGATCGATGCCATCGATGACCTGAACAAGGAACTGAACGGCAGTCCATTATGGAATGCCGATCTGGCCCCGACCCCGCTATCCCGCAGAACGTGGTCAACATATAACATCGCGGCGCTGTGGATTGGAATGAGCGTTGTGATCACGACATACACGCTCGCGTCAGGCCTGATGCAACAGGGCATGACCTGGTTTCAGGCGCTATTCACTATTCTGCTGGGCAACGTCATCGTCCTCCTGCCAATGGTGTTGAACGCGCACGCAGGTACCAAATACGGCATCTCCTTTCCTGTTCTGTGCCGGGCAAGCTTCGGAGTGCGTGGCGCGAACGTAGCGGCAATGCTGCGGGCCATTGTCGCTTGCGGCTGGTTCGGGATACAGACCTGGATCGGAGGACTCGCGCTGAACGCACTGATGACCGCGGCGTGGCCCGGCTGGGCAGCGTTGCCGGGTGCCCTCTGGATTGCGTTCGGGTTTTTCTGGGCGATTCAGGTCGTGATCATTCTCAAGGGAACCGAGGGAATCAAGATCCTCGAAAGTTGGTCGGCGCCACTTCTGCTTGGGGGCGGCGCTCTGTTGTTGTGGTGGGGTGTGAGCAATGGCGGCGGGCTGGAGAACGTGCTGCGCGGGTCGGTGAAGCTGCAACAGGGAAGCACTCCATTCTGGACGCTGTTTCCAGCCGCGCTTACCGCCAACGTCGGTTACTGGGCGACGCTCAGCCTGAACATTCCCGACTTCACACGCTATGCGAAAAGCCAGCGGTCGCAGATGCTCGGCCAGGCGATGGGGTTGCCGGCAACGATGACAGCATTCGCTTTCATCGGCGTGGCTGTCACCAGCGCGACGATCGTGATCTACGGGAATGCAATCTGGGATCCGGTCGAGTTGATCAGCCGCATTGGCAGCCCTGGTGTCATAATCCTTGGCGCGCTCGTGATACTCGCGGCCCAGCTCACCACGAACATGGCCGCCAACGTAGTTTCGCCGGCGAATGATTTTTCCAATCTCAGCCCCCGGCGTATCTCGTACGTGACCGGCGGTCTCATCACCGCAGTGATCGGAATTGCAATGATGCCGTGGCGACTTTACTCCGACGCGGCGGCGTACATCTTCACCTGGCTCATCGGCTACTCGAGTCTCATGGGTGCGCTGGGCGGCATTCTCATCGCCGATTACTGGATCGTGAAAAAGCAGGAATTGTCACTGCGCGATCTGTTCCGGATGGACGGTCTGTATACCTACAGCGATGGCGTGAACTGGCGCGCGATCGCTGCGCTGGTACTGGCAGTGCTTCCGGTGATTCCCGGCTTTATAAACGCGGCTACAACGCCCGGCGGTCGAATTGCAGACCCCGGCATCTTCGACCGCATCTACACGTACGCGTGGTTTGTGACGTTCACGCTGAGCTTTTTGTTCTATCTGATTCTGATGAGGGGCACACCGCACGTTTCGCCCGCCGGGGCGCGTGCGCCGAATGACCCAACCACCGAAAGCTGA
- the ubiE gene encoding bifunctional demethylmenaquinone methyltransferase/2-methoxy-6-polyprenyl-1,4-benzoquinol methylase UbiE, producing the protein MPIASEDAAALEAAAGGAEKSRYVRQIFSDIAPRYDLLNHILSLNIDRVWRRKAIAMLSVENDPSGRYLDLCAGTLDVSAALSRKRGFRGSIVAADFAEPMLRFGRRKVAGQPVDPIAADALALPFAAGSLAGAVVAFGIRNVADLDAGLREVHRVLAPGARFVILEFSTPRVRMVNAGYQFYFNEILPAVGGLISGHRTAYRYLPRSVANFPGQEELAHRMTIAGFENVGWNSLTFGIAAIHTGERSNIT; encoded by the coding sequence ATGCCGATTGCATCAGAGGACGCCGCTGCCCTTGAAGCAGCTGCTGGTGGCGCCGAAAAAAGCAGGTACGTGCGCCAGATCTTCTCCGACATCGCGCCCCGCTATGATTTGCTGAATCACATCCTCAGTCTGAACATCGACCGGGTGTGGCGCCGGAAGGCAATTGCAATGTTGAGCGTCGAGAATGATCCATCGGGCCGGTATCTGGATCTGTGCGCTGGCACGCTCGATGTCAGCGCCGCTCTTTCCCGGAAGCGGGGTTTCCGCGGATCGATAGTTGCCGCTGATTTCGCCGAGCCAATGCTCCGCTTTGGTCGGAGGAAGGTCGCGGGGCAGCCTGTCGACCCAATTGCCGCGGACGCGCTGGCACTTCCGTTCGCGGCTGGGTCGCTGGCCGGTGCAGTGGTCGCGTTCGGAATCAGAAACGTGGCTGATCTGGATGCCGGGCTTCGCGAGGTGCATCGTGTGCTTGCACCCGGCGCGCGTTTCGTGATTCTGGAGTTTTCGACTCCCCGCGTACGAATGGTCAACGCGGGATATCAATTCTATTTCAATGAGATATTGCCTGCCGTAGGTGGTCTGATCAGCGGCCACCGTACTGCGTATCGTTATCTTCCCCGGTCGGTGGCAAACTTTCCGGGGCAGGAAGAGCTGGCCCACCGCATGACCATTGCCGGTTTTGAAAACGTCGGCTGGAATTCGCTCACCTTCGGCATCGCCGCGATCCACACCGGCGAGCGCTCCAACATTACGTAA
- a CDS encoding Mrp/NBP35 family ATP-binding protein: protein MTINLQETVNAALASVRNNRLGLNVLESGMARDVATTLDGKVRLTLLISAADDATIVRDVRQALQQIPGVVDVRVDVKDAAQAAGGGDVKSSATNDALPAPRAARPRALPVMGQDPQSQRAAVPAPTPVTYPNLGTVIAISSGKGGVGKSTVAVNLAVSLAGQGARVGLMDADIYGPNIPRMMGVNEPLQVDAEGRIIPLEAHGIKLVSIGFLIERDQPAIWRGPIIMKVITQFLRDVSWGQLDFLLVDMPPGTGDAQLSLVQATRVSGAVIVTTPQDVAAGDALRGAKMFQRVDVPVIGVIENMSFYECPHCGKPVALFGSGGGERLATELGVPLLGQIPLYAPVLEGGDSGTPIVLGHPESPASKALITAAVRVGAGAGFHEPARP, encoded by the coding sequence ATGACCATCAATCTTCAGGAAACCGTCAACGCTGCTCTCGCGAGCGTGCGCAATAACCGGCTCGGCCTCAACGTGCTTGAAAGCGGTATGGCGCGGGACGTAGCCACTACGCTCGATGGCAAAGTTCGGCTGACGCTGCTCATCTCGGCGGCCGACGATGCAACCATCGTCCGTGATGTTCGTCAGGCGTTGCAACAGATTCCCGGGGTCGTCGATGTTCGGGTTGACGTGAAGGACGCGGCTCAGGCCGCGGGCGGAGGAGACGTGAAATCATCCGCGACGAACGATGCGCTTCCTGCCCCCCGGGCGGCGCGGCCACGTGCGCTGCCGGTGATGGGCCAGGACCCGCAATCCCAGCGGGCAGCCGTACCTGCACCGACGCCAGTCACTTATCCGAACCTCGGAACGGTGATCGCGATATCGAGCGGGAAGGGAGGTGTAGGCAAATCGACTGTCGCTGTGAACCTTGCAGTCTCGCTTGCCGGCCAGGGAGCGCGCGTAGGCCTCATGGACGCCGACATTTATGGCCCGAACATACCGCGGATGATGGGAGTCAACGAGCCGCTGCAGGTGGATGCGGAGGGGCGCATAATTCCTCTCGAAGCTCATGGCATCAAGCTGGTAAGCATCGGCTTTCTCATCGAACGGGACCAGCCAGCTATCTGGCGCGGACCGATCATAATGAAAGTAATTACGCAGTTCCTGAGGGACGTCTCCTGGGGGCAGCTCGATTTTCTTCTCGTAGATATGCCGCCCGGCACCGGGGATGCTCAGCTTTCCCTGGTGCAGGCAACGCGGGTGAGCGGCGCTGTCATAGTGACGACGCCGCAGGACGTCGCGGCGGGCGACGCATTGCGCGGTGCAAAGATGTTTCAGCGGGTAGACGTTCCCGTTATTGGAGTCATCGAGAATATGAGCTTCTACGAATGCCCCCATTGCGGCAAGCCTGTCGCACTGTTCGGATCGGGAGGCGGCGAGCGGCTTGCTACGGAGCTCGGGGTTCCACTGCTCGGACAGATCCCGCTATACGCGCCGGTTCTCGAAGGAGGAGATTCAGGTACACCGATTGTGCTCGGACACCCTGAATCGCCCGCGTCCAAAGCTCTCATTACGGCCGCGGTGCGCGTTGGTGCCGGCGCGGGCTTTCACGAACCTGCTCGGCCCTAA
- a CDS encoding sigma-70 family RNA polymerase sigma factor: protein MPVVRATPPLSSLTDPAVVALAQSGSEAAYRELVTRYERPVFSLVFRMVRDRETAEDLSQETFIKVLNNLDRYSPEFKFSSWLFKIANNLTIDHLRRRRVDTISIEGAPDAVTVESARATSIAVVSQDQSPLEELESRELGTAIEAAIAQLRPEYRACILLRHVEDRSYEEIAEIVKLPLGTVKTYIHRARHELRAALDEVR from the coding sequence ATGCCAGTTGTTCGCGCCACCCCGCCACTGTCGAGCCTCACAGATCCCGCCGTTGTCGCGCTTGCGCAGTCGGGATCAGAGGCGGCGTATCGCGAGCTGGTTACGCGCTACGAACGACCCGTGTTTTCGCTCGTTTTCCGTATGGTTCGCGACCGTGAGACTGCCGAGGATCTCTCCCAGGAAACCTTTATCAAGGTTCTGAACAACCTCGATCGGTACAGCCCGGAGTTCAAGTTCTCGAGCTGGTTGTTCAAGATCGCCAACAACCTCACCATCGATCATCTGCGCCGCAGGCGCGTGGACACCATAAGTATAGAAGGCGCGCCCGACGCGGTTACTGTGGAGAGTGCGCGCGCAACGTCGATCGCTGTGGTATCGCAGGATCAGTCGCCGCTCGAGGAGCTCGAGTCGCGAGAGCTCGGTACAGCGATCGAAGCTGCCATTGCCCAGCTACGGCCTGAATATCGCGCGTGCATCCTTCTTCGCCACGTCGAGGACCGGTCGTACGAGGAGATCGCCGAGATCGTGAAGCTGCCCCTTGGAACCGTAAAGACCTATATCCACCGCGCCCGTCACGAGCTTCGGGCCGCGCTGGACGAGGTTCGATGA
- the hydA gene encoding dihydropyrimidinase has translation MEFESIVRGGNVVTPSGTRVTDIGIIGGSIAAIGSNLVPSATTRIIDASGHHVLPGALDVHVHLELPFCGTVSSDDYRTGTRAAARGGVTTLIDFAIPYAGDSLSQAADNWMAKADGKALIDYTFHICITRYDEHKDQIRGMVDRGFTTFKEFMIYESEGWQSDDRALFGTLEKMKEYGTMLLVHAESSRVLDELIARNHTPELMKEYGARLHRMTRPNFIESEAVQRVVTWCEATGGQLYIVHMSTGEGADIVKAAQSRGVPVVAETCAQYLVLDDSVFDREDGHLFACCPQLKKPEDVARLWEGLKDGEVSVISTDTCTFTREQKSMWAGDWTKIPMGMPGLETLLPVTYTHGVLKNRISLDEMCMKLSTNPAKIMGLYPRKGSIAVGSDADLAIIHPERTMKVDCETMETNADWSPFEGWELAGFARTTLSRGEVIVDDYAVVGTEGRGKWLSRTKAGLR, from the coding sequence TTGGAATTCGAAAGTATCGTTCGAGGCGGGAATGTGGTCACGCCATCCGGCACCCGAGTCACAGATATCGGAATCATTGGCGGGTCGATCGCGGCCATTGGGTCAAATCTCGTCCCGTCTGCGACGACCCGCATCATCGACGCCTCTGGCCACCACGTTCTGCCTGGTGCCCTGGACGTCCACGTCCACCTGGAGCTTCCGTTCTGCGGCACAGTGTCCTCGGACGACTACCGCACTGGGACGCGCGCCGCCGCCCGCGGCGGCGTGACAACACTCATCGACTTCGCCATTCCCTATGCGGGCGACTCGCTCAGTCAGGCCGCGGACAACTGGATGGCCAAAGCCGATGGAAAAGCGCTGATCGACTACACGTTCCATATCTGCATCACGCGTTATGACGAGCACAAGGACCAGATAAGGGGAATGGTTGATCGTGGCTTTACCACCTTCAAGGAATTCATGATCTACGAGTCCGAAGGCTGGCAATCGGATGACAGAGCGCTCTTCGGCACGCTCGAGAAAATGAAGGAGTACGGCACGATGCTGCTCGTGCACGCAGAATCGTCCCGAGTGCTCGATGAGCTGATTGCGCGCAATCATACTCCCGAGCTGATGAAGGAGTACGGCGCGCGGCTGCACCGCATGACGAGGCCAAATTTCATCGAGTCGGAAGCAGTCCAGCGGGTCGTCACATGGTGCGAGGCAACTGGTGGCCAGCTTTATATCGTTCACATGTCGACCGGGGAGGGCGCTGATATAGTGAAGGCAGCGCAATCCCGTGGAGTGCCTGTGGTGGCCGAAACCTGCGCACAGTACCTCGTACTTGACGACAGTGTATTCGACAGAGAGGATGGCCATTTGTTCGCGTGCTGCCCTCAGCTGAAGAAACCAGAGGACGTGGCTCGTCTGTGGGAAGGTTTGAAAGACGGCGAGGTTTCCGTGATTTCCACCGACACCTGCACATTTACACGCGAACAGAAATCGATGTGGGCAGGGGACTGGACGAAGATCCCGATGGGGATGCCTGGACTGGAGACGCTGTTACCGGTGACGTATACTCACGGCGTCCTGAAGAACCGGATCTCGCTGGACGAGATGTGCATGAAGCTGAGCACGAACCCCGCGAAGATCATGGGGCTCTATCCGCGCAAGGGCTCAATAGCAGTGGGCAGCGACGCAGACCTGGCGATCATCCATCCGGAGCGGACGATGAAAGTCGATTGCGAGACAATGGAGACCAACGCTGACTGGTCGCCCTTCGAGGGATGGGAGCTGGCTGGATTCGCGCGAACAACTCTGTCGCGCGGAGAGGTAATTGTTGACGACTATGCGGTGGTCGGCACGGAGGGACGCGGTAAGTGGCTGTCGAGAACGAAAGCCGGATTGCGATAG